DNA from Microbacterium sp. SORGH_AS_0969:
CCTTGCCCGAGGTGAACTGCGCTTGCGCGTCGGCGTAGCCGGTGGCCGAGAAGCCCTCCTGGAAGCAGCCGGCCTTGCCGAGTCCGGACAGCCACTCGGCGGCGGCGCGTCCGGGAGCGTCGGAGAACTTCGCCTCACCCGTCTTGAGCTTCTGCACGTATTCGGGTCCCGCCTGACGGAACGGGTAGTACGCCATGTACCTCTCGAGCGGCCATCCGTCGGCTCCGTCGAGAGCGATGGGCGTGATACCCTTGGCGCGCAGCGCCTCGCACATCGGGGCGAAGTCGTCGAGGGTGGCGGGAACCGACACCCCCGCCTGGGCGAGGAGGTCCTTGTTGTACCAGAAGAACTCCAGTTGGAACTCGAACGGCACCATGTACAGCGAGCCGTCGTCGAAGCGCTGGTAGTTCAGGGCCGCTTCGCGGTACTCGTCGGACAGACCGAGATCCTTCAGCAGCAGGTCGACGTCGACCATGCGGCCCTGCTGCGCGAGCTTCTGCGCGAAGGGGGTGGCGTCCGTGTCGAAGAGCTCGGGGAGCTTGTTCGCCGCCGCGAGCGTTTCGTACTTCTGGATGTAGCTGGGCCGGTCGGGCGTCGTGATGAGGTTCAACGAGAAGCCGGGGTGATCGGCGGCGTACTCATCGGCGATCTTCTGCATCACGGTGATGACGCCGCCGTCGGCGGGACGAGACAGCAGCCACGAGATCTCGCGGGGTTTCACCTCTCCTTCGGGGTTGACGTCGGTGGGGTCTCCGCCGCCGCCGGTACCGGCGCAGCCGGACAGGACGATCGCGGTGGCGGCGACGAGGGCGGCCCAGGAGGCCGGGCGCAGAGAGCGGGGGTGGACCATGTGAATCTCCGTTGATATGTGTGGTTCGGGCAGGAAAGGGTGGTGCGGGTCAGGAGGAGGCGACGAGGGCGTCGTCAAGCGACGCGACCGCCGCGGCGGCGGACGCCCCGGTGATCTCCAGCGAGAGCACCGTCACGGTGCCCTCGCCGACGAAGACGCCCACGTGGCCGTCGGTGCGGTCATAGAGCCTGGTGCTCAGCGTCACGGCCCCATCGACGGTGGCCACGCACAGGTCACCGTCGACGACGACCTCGAGCCGGTGCGGTCCGGGTGCGAGTGTCACGGGGCGCTCGAGCTCGACGACGTGGGGGACGTCGCCCGAGATCTGCCACTGTTCCCCGCCCGTGCGGCGGCGGGGCCAGCGGTCGAAGACGAGGCGGTTCCGTCGTGGCTCGAGGCGCAGGACGTACGCCTCGTCGCCGTCCGCGCTCGCGCGCAGCAGCAGACCGCACTCGGTCGTGTCGGGGGCGATGTCGACGACGGCATCGACGCGGAAGGCCGAGGGGAGGACTGTCGGTACGAGCAGCTCGGCGTAGCCGTCGGGGGCAGACAGGACGGTTCCGGATGCCGTCGACCCGAGGCGCTCGTGGAAGCCCTCGGAGAGTTCACGCGGCCGATGGAACCGCAGCGAGCCGTCGGCGTTCTGTTCTGCCTCGAGGACCGAGAGGGTACCGGCCCACTGCCAGGGGCCATCGTCGGTGCCTCCCTCGCGGGAGGAGATCCAGCCGAAGAAGAACCGGCGTCCGTCGCGGGCGGCGGACTTGGCGGCGTAGTACGCGCGCCCGTCGATCGTGTCGTTCTCGGGCACCTGCCACGGCCCGTGCAGACTCCGCGACAGCCGATAGCGGGTGGTGAAGGACTCGCTGAACTCGGAGTACACCAGGTACCACCAGCCGTTCCACTCGAAGACCTCGGGGCACTCGTGAGCGATGTATCGCCGCGGGTCCCAGAATGGCTCGACGGGCTCCCACGACTCCAGGTCGCGCGACACGCACTGCGCGATGACTCCGCGTCGGCGGATCGGACCGTCGATGTGACGCGCGGTGATGAGCATGCGCCAGAGCCCGGCCTCCTCATCGCGGAAGACGAACGGATCCCGCCAGTCGGCCGTCTCATAGCCCGCGGTCGCCCCGAACGTGTGCTCCGGGTGCCGGATCCACGTACGCATTCCGTCGACGCTCGTCGCGTGCAGGACCACCTGGAGGGGCAGACCATCGGCACCGAGCTTGTCGGGATTCTGACCGGTGTAGAACACGTGATGGATGCCGTCCGCCTCGATGATGCTGCCCGTGTAGACGTTGAAGTCATCGGCGTGCGGACCCCCGGATGCCAGGGCCCATCCGGTCTCGGTGAACGTGGTCACATCATCGGTCACGACGTGGTGCCACGGCATCCCGATCTTGGGTGTCTGTCGGGTCTCGTGCAGGTAGAAGAGGTGCAGTCGACCGTCCTCCTCGAAGGGGATGACGTCGCCGACCCAGGCGTCGTGCGGTTGGTAGAACCCTCGTCGGTTCACGTGGTCACTCCTCGTCGAGATCGG
Protein-coding regions in this window:
- a CDS encoding ABC transporter substrate-binding protein: MVHPRSLRPASWAALVAATAIVLSGCAGTGGGGDPTDVNPEGEVKPREISWLLSRPADGGVITVMQKIADEYAADHPGFSLNLITTPDRPSYIQKYETLAAANKLPELFDTDATPFAQKLAQQGRMVDVDLLLKDLGLSDEYREAALNYQRFDDGSLYMVPFEFQLEFFWYNKDLLAQAGVSVPATLDDFAPMCEALRAKGITPIALDGADGWPLERYMAYYPFRQAGPEYVQKLKTGEAKFSDAPGRAAAEWLSGLGKAGCFQEGFSATGYADAQAQFTSGKAAVYNIGTWELANLATDKLDAGVRDNVDYFTLPTIPGSVTADNEYVTPSGIGMAVNSATYDPLVRDFLHFALERYPAEVAASGALSPTTGVETTIPADATPLYTRAIEQAGDVGTKIAMPWDTQLDPATNTRLQQELTLLVQGDITPDEFISTMDAALTENVGG
- a CDS encoding family 43 glycosylhydrolase, translating into MNRRGFYQPHDAWVGDVIPFEEDGRLHLFYLHETRQTPKIGMPWHHVVTDDVTTFTETGWALASGGPHADDFNVYTGSIIEADGIHHVFYTGQNPDKLGADGLPLQVVLHATSVDGMRTWIRHPEHTFGATAGYETADWRDPFVFRDEEAGLWRMLITARHIDGPIRRRGVIAQCVSRDLESWEPVEPFWDPRRYIAHECPEVFEWNGWWYLVYSEFSESFTTRYRLSRSLHGPWQVPENDTIDGRAYYAAKSAARDGRRFFFGWISSREGGTDDGPWQWAGTLSVLEAEQNADGSLRFHRPRELSEGFHERLGSTASGTVLSAPDGYAELLVPTVLPSAFRVDAVVDIAPDTTECGLLLRASADGDEAYVLRLEPRRNRLVFDRWPRRRTGGEQWQISGDVPHVVELERPVTLAPGPHRLEVVVDGDLCVATVDGAVTLSTRLYDRTDGHVGVFVGEGTVTVLSLEITGASAAAAVASLDDALVASS